The proteins below come from a single Saccharopolyspora sp. SCSIO 74807 genomic window:
- a CDS encoding DUF2071 domain-containing protein has protein sequence MDEITELAPRPIRRMLLGQSWLDLTFLHWEADPERVARFLPAGTRPDLFDGRSYVGLVPFRMHRVGPGFGVPYFGDFAETNVRLYTVDDQGRRGVVFRSLEAARLLPVLIARASLRLPYRWASMRLHRDGDAVRYTARRRIRGLRSDITVRVGERIAHPSKLEHFLTARWGMHVPWYGRTIYVPNEHPTWPLHRAELLECEDELLAGAGFPVSGPPCSVLWSPGVAVRFGTT, from the coding sequence ATGGACGAGATCACTGAGCTCGCGCCGCGCCCGATCCGGCGGATGCTGCTGGGCCAGTCTTGGCTGGATCTGACGTTCCTGCACTGGGAGGCCGATCCGGAACGGGTCGCGCGGTTCCTGCCCGCGGGCACCCGGCCGGACCTGTTCGACGGGCGGTCCTACGTCGGGCTGGTGCCGTTCCGGATGCACCGGGTGGGGCCTGGTTTCGGAGTCCCGTACTTCGGCGATTTCGCGGAAACCAACGTCCGTCTGTACACAGTGGACGATCAGGGGCGGCGAGGTGTGGTGTTCCGTTCGCTGGAGGCCGCGCGGCTGCTACCCGTGCTGATCGCGAGAGCCTCGCTGCGGCTGCCGTACAGGTGGGCATCGATGCGCCTGCACCGCGACGGCGACGCGGTCCGCTACACCGCCCGGCGTCGGATCCGCGGGCTGCGCAGCGACATCACCGTCCGGGTCGGCGAGCGGATCGCGCATCCGAGCAAGCTGGAGCACTTCCTCACCGCCCGATGGGGGATGCACGTGCCCTGGTACGGCCGCACGATCTACGTCCCCAACGAACATCCGACCTGGCCGCTGCACCGCGCTGAACTGCTGGAATGCGAGGACGAGCTGCTGGCGGGAGCTGGTTTCCCGGTTTCCGGCCCGCCGTGCAGCGTGCTGTGGTCGCCGGGCGTGGCCGTGCGCTTCGGCACCACCTAG
- the cbiE gene encoding precorrin-6y C5,15-methyltransferase (decarboxylating) subunit CbiE, with amino-acid sequence MSAQRKPVDVVGIGADGWDGLSAAAQRRVRDAEVLFGSRRQLDLVPEPAQELVEWPSPMLPALPGLFEQYEGRAICVLASGDPMFHGIGSTLARVLGAERLRVLPHVSSVSLACARMGWPAHDTQVVSLVGKHTELLHPQVQPGSRLLVLSSDEHTPAQVAALLVARDFGSSEITVLGDLGAPAESRLDCTAAQWPSPQVSALNVVAVHCRADPDAQRLPRTPGLPDEAFLHDGQLTKRDVRALTLARLGPMPGELLWDVGAGAGSIAIEWMRADESCRAVAIEHREDRAARVTTNALSLGVPGLRLVVGAAPEALDGLDPPDAIFVGGGSTAPGVLDACWNALRPGGRLVVNAVTIESEVLVADWYGRCGGELVRISSEHASPVGGFTGWRPAMRITQWAVTKR; translated from the coding sequence GTGAGTGCGCAGCGGAAACCGGTGGACGTGGTGGGCATCGGCGCGGACGGCTGGGACGGCCTGTCCGCGGCGGCCCAGCGGCGTGTCCGGGACGCGGAGGTGCTGTTCGGCAGCCGCCGCCAGCTCGACCTGGTTCCCGAGCCCGCGCAGGAACTCGTCGAGTGGCCATCGCCGATGCTGCCCGCGCTGCCCGGCCTGTTCGAGCAGTACGAAGGCCGCGCGATCTGCGTGCTGGCCAGCGGCGATCCGATGTTCCACGGCATCGGCTCCACGCTGGCCCGGGTGCTCGGCGCGGAGCGGCTGCGGGTGCTGCCGCACGTGTCGTCGGTGTCGCTGGCCTGCGCGCGGATGGGCTGGCCCGCGCACGACACGCAGGTGGTGAGTCTGGTCGGCAAGCACACCGAGCTGCTGCACCCGCAGGTCCAGCCGGGCAGCCGGCTGCTGGTGCTCAGCTCGGACGAGCACACTCCCGCGCAGGTGGCGGCGCTGCTGGTCGCACGGGATTTCGGCAGCAGCGAGATCACCGTGCTCGGCGACCTCGGCGCGCCGGCGGAGTCCCGCCTGGACTGCACCGCCGCGCAATGGCCGAGCCCGCAGGTCTCCGCGCTGAACGTGGTCGCCGTGCATTGCCGCGCCGATCCGGACGCGCAGCGCCTCCCCCGCACGCCGGGCTTGCCGGACGAGGCGTTCCTGCACGACGGCCAGCTCACCAAGCGGGACGTGCGCGCGCTGACCCTCGCCCGGCTCGGCCCGATGCCCGGTGAGCTGTTGTGGGACGTGGGTGCGGGCGCCGGTAGCATCGCGATCGAATGGATGCGCGCCGACGAGTCCTGCCGGGCGGTGGCGATCGAGCACCGCGAGGACCGCGCGGCCCGCGTGACGACGAACGCGTTGAGCCTCGGCGTCCCCGGCCTGCGACTGGTCGTCGGTGCCGCGCCGGAGGCGCTGGACGGGCTGGACCCTCCGGACGCGATCTTCGTAGGTGGCGGCTCGACCGCGCCCGGTGTGCTCGATGCGTGTTGGAACGCGCTGCGCCCGGGCGGCCGCCTGGTGGTGAACGCGGTGACGATCGAATCGGAGGTGCTGGTGGCGGACTGGTACGGCCGCTGCGGCGGTGAGCTGGTGCGGATTTCCTCGGAGCACGCCTCGCCGGTCGGTGGTTTCACCGGCTGGCGGCCCGCGATGCGGATCACCCAGTGGGCGGTGACCAAGCGATGA
- the cobM gene encoding precorrin-4 C(11)-methyltransferase: MTVHFIGAGPGAADLITVRGRDVLAASPVCLYAGSLVPVELLAHCPADARLVDTAQLNLDQILDELIAAHESGLDVARLHSGDPSVFSAVAEQMRRLDAAGVPYDVVPGVPAFAAAAATLNRELTVPGVGQTVVLTRTSAQATPMPEGEDLATLGQSGSTLVLHLAVNRIESMVEQLLPNYGPDCPVAVVAGASREDEIVLRGTLTDIAPAVREAGIKRTAVIVVGSVLTASTFPDSHLYSTARCRD; encoded by the coding sequence ATGACCGTGCACTTCATCGGCGCCGGGCCGGGCGCGGCGGACCTGATCACGGTGCGCGGACGGGATGTCTTGGCGGCTTCGCCGGTGTGCCTGTACGCGGGCAGCCTGGTGCCGGTCGAGCTGCTGGCGCACTGCCCCGCGGATGCTCGGCTGGTCGACACCGCGCAGTTGAACCTGGACCAGATCCTCGACGAGCTGATCGCCGCGCACGAGTCCGGGCTGGACGTGGCGCGGCTGCACTCCGGCGATCCTTCGGTGTTCAGCGCCGTCGCCGAGCAGATGCGCCGCCTCGACGCGGCCGGGGTGCCCTACGACGTGGTCCCCGGCGTGCCCGCGTTCGCCGCTGCTGCCGCGACGCTCAACCGCGAGCTGACCGTGCCCGGCGTCGGCCAGACCGTGGTGCTCACCCGCACGTCCGCGCAGGCCACGCCGATGCCGGAAGGCGAAGACCTCGCCACCCTCGGGCAGAGCGGTTCGACGCTGGTGCTGCACCTGGCGGTCAACCGGATCGAGTCGATGGTCGAGCAGCTGCTGCCGAACTACGGCCCGGACTGCCCCGTCGCGGTCGTCGCCGGCGCCAGCCGGGAGGACGAGATCGTGCTGCGCGGCACGCTCACCGACATCGCTCCCGCCGTGCGCGAGGCGGGCATCAAGCGCACCGCGGTGATCGTGGTCGGGTCGGTGCTGACGGCTTCGACTTTCCCGGACAGCCACCTGTATTCGACCGCGCGCTGCCGCGACTGA
- a CDS encoding DUF397 domain-containing protein produces the protein MLHQQADVDPVTNWRKSTRSQAQNGCVEVGSAPGVVGVRDSKLGSTSPILTFTRAEWAAFTASLRES, from the coding sequence ATGCTCCACCAGCAAGCCGACGTCGACCCCGTGACCAACTGGCGCAAGTCCACTCGCAGCCAAGCGCAGAACGGTTGCGTCGAGGTCGGTTCCGCACCGGGTGTCGTCGGCGTCCGCGACTCCAAACTCGGCTCAACCAGCCCGATCCTGACGTTCACCCGCGCCGAGTGGGCGGCGTTCACCGCCTCCCTCCGCGAGTCGTAA
- a CDS encoding helix-turn-helix transcriptional regulator, translating into MKRWIAGELTRLRERSGHTRAEAAKAIHGSIQNLGHFEVGRRMPKALELETLLRLYGVSDRVEFFLTLRDRARKGTDWWIGFDADDSALPEYFKLFLGLEAMASKIESWDVQVVPGLFQTREYAESIVRAGEPELPDDEVSRRVELRMARQREVLGREHPPSVWAILDEAALRRSVGGADVMRAQFDELVRLAQRPNVEVQVLPLDAGAHAGTEGAFTILTYPPDFDGDLGMVYAETRVRGIYYDEPENVRKYRETLTRLQVASCKQRDSIELIERIAKDL; encoded by the coding sequence TTGAAGCGCTGGATCGCAGGGGAGCTGACGCGGCTGCGGGAACGAAGCGGCCACACGAGGGCAGAAGCCGCGAAAGCGATCCACGGCAGCATCCAGAACCTCGGCCACTTCGAGGTCGGCCGCCGAATGCCGAAAGCCCTGGAGCTGGAGACGCTGCTGCGGCTGTACGGAGTCTCGGACCGGGTCGAGTTCTTCCTGACGCTGCGCGACCGGGCGCGCAAGGGCACCGACTGGTGGATCGGGTTCGATGCGGACGACAGCGCGCTACCCGAGTACTTCAAGCTCTTCCTCGGGCTCGAGGCGATGGCGTCCAAGATCGAGAGCTGGGATGTCCAAGTGGTGCCGGGACTGTTTCAGACCCGCGAATACGCCGAGTCCATCGTCCGCGCCGGCGAGCCTGAGCTGCCCGATGACGAGGTTTCGCGTCGGGTCGAACTCCGGATGGCCCGGCAACGGGAAGTACTGGGGCGAGAACATCCGCCGTCGGTCTGGGCGATTCTCGATGAAGCTGCGTTGCGTCGTTCAGTGGGTGGCGCGGACGTGATGCGCGCGCAGTTCGACGAGCTGGTCCGGTTGGCGCAACGTCCGAACGTCGAAGTGCAGGTGTTGCCCCTCGACGCGGGCGCACATGCTGGTACCGAAGGTGCGTTCACCATCCTGACCTACCCGCCGGACTTCGACGGTGATCTCGGGATGGTCTACGCGGAGACGCGAGTCAGAGGTATCTACTACGACGAACCGGAGAATGTGCGGAAGTACCGCGAGACGCTAACCCGCTTGCAAGTCGCTTCCTGCAAGCAGCGAGACTCGATCGAGTTGATCGAGCGAATAGCGAAGGATCTTTGA
- a CDS encoding cobalt-precorrin-5B (C(1))-methyltransferase — MTGQEGAPLRYGWTTGACATAATAAAHTALLTGEFPDPVEIVLPKGHRPAFALAREALGDDYATAGIVKDAGDDPDVTHGALVSATVRHGEPGSGVVFRAGPGVGTVTKPGLPLDVGEPAINPVPRRLIREVVERTAAEHGGSGDVIVEVSVVDGEELARHTWNPRIGILGGLSILGTTGVVVPYSCSAWIDSIRRGVDVARAEGLPHVAGCTGSTSEKLVTDRYGLAPEALLDMGDFAGAVLKYLRRHPVERLTIAGGIGKLAKLADGHMDLHSKRSQVNFGLLAGFVRDSGGSDALAHRVRNANTALEALTLCQESGIALGDLVATRAREVALTTLQGAPVEVEILVINRGGDLVGRAAFA; from the coding sequence ATGACCGGTCAGGAAGGCGCCCCGCTGCGCTACGGGTGGACCACCGGCGCGTGCGCGACCGCGGCCACCGCCGCCGCGCACACCGCGCTGCTGACCGGCGAGTTCCCGGACCCGGTCGAGATCGTGCTGCCGAAGGGGCATCGGCCCGCGTTCGCCCTGGCCCGCGAAGCCCTCGGCGACGACTACGCGACGGCGGGCATCGTCAAGGACGCCGGTGACGACCCGGACGTGACGCACGGTGCGCTGGTGTCGGCGACGGTGCGCCACGGCGAACCCGGCTCCGGAGTGGTTTTCCGCGCCGGTCCCGGGGTCGGCACCGTCACCAAGCCCGGCCTGCCGCTGGATGTGGGCGAGCCCGCGATCAACCCGGTGCCGCGCAGGCTTATCCGCGAGGTCGTCGAGCGGACCGCCGCCGAACACGGCGGCTCGGGCGATGTGATCGTTGAAGTGTCCGTTGTGGACGGTGAAGAACTGGCCCGGCACACTTGGAATCCCCGAATCGGCATCCTCGGCGGACTGTCCATCTTGGGCACGACCGGGGTGGTGGTGCCGTACTCGTGCTCGGCGTGGATCGACAGCATCCGCCGCGGTGTGGACGTGGCCCGCGCCGAAGGGCTCCCGCACGTGGCCGGATGCACCGGCAGCACCTCGGAAAAGCTGGTCACCGACCGCTACGGCCTCGCGCCGGAGGCCTTGCTGGACATGGGCGACTTCGCCGGTGCGGTGCTGAAGTACCTCCGGCGGCATCCGGTCGAGCGGCTGACCATCGCGGGCGGCATCGGCAAGCTCGCCAAACTCGCCGACGGCCACATGGATCTGCACTCCAAGCGCTCCCAGGTGAACTTCGGGCTGTTGGCCGGATTCGTGCGCGATTCCGGCGGCTCCGACGCACTCGCCCACCGGGTCCGCAACGCGAACACGGCCCTGGAAGCGCTGACGCTGTGCCAGGAGTCCGGCATCGCACTCGGCGACCTCGTCGCCACCCGCGCCCGCGAGGTCGCACTGACGACGCTGCAAGGCGCACCGGTCGAGGTGGAGATCCTGGTGATCAACCGGGGCGGGGACTTGGTGGGCCGGGCGGCTTTCGCCTGA
- a CDS encoding cobalt-precorrin-6A reductase, which produces MQDGGATRVLVLGGTGEARALAARLEAEPGVRVTSSLAGRVRQPNLPEGEVRVGGFGGADGLVNWLRAEQIDAVIDATHPFAHVMTGNAARACAAAGVPLLVLRRPAWEPRPGWHLVTSLDEAAAALPALGERIFLTTGRQGLSHFAHLDLSFLLRAVDPPDPPLPPNTTTLLARGPFSFDDEVALLREQRIDVLVTKNSGGQLTSAKLDAADELGIPVVLVQRPPEPPVPAVSTVDEAVRWVHDG; this is translated from the coding sequence GTGCAGGACGGCGGCGCGACCCGGGTGCTGGTGCTGGGCGGCACCGGCGAAGCCCGCGCGCTCGCGGCGCGGCTCGAAGCCGAACCCGGTGTGCGGGTGACGTCCTCGCTGGCCGGACGGGTGCGGCAGCCGAACCTGCCGGAAGGCGAGGTGCGCGTGGGCGGCTTCGGCGGCGCGGACGGGCTGGTGAACTGGCTGCGCGCCGAGCAGATCGACGCCGTGATCGACGCGACGCACCCGTTCGCTCACGTCATGACCGGCAACGCCGCGCGCGCCTGTGCAGCGGCGGGCGTGCCGCTGCTGGTGCTGCGCCGACCGGCTTGGGAACCGCGTCCGGGCTGGCACCTGGTGACCTCTTTGGACGAAGCCGCCGCTGCGCTGCCCGCGCTCGGCGAACGCATCTTCCTCACCACCGGGCGCCAGGGGCTGAGCCACTTCGCGCACCTGGACCTGAGCTTCCTGCTGCGCGCCGTGGATCCGCCGGATCCGCCGCTGCCGCCGAACACCACGACGCTGCTCGCACGCGGCCCGTTCAGCTTCGACGACGAGGTGGCGCTGCTGCGCGAGCAGCGCATCGACGTGCTGGTCACCAAGAACAGCGGCGGGCAGCTGACCAGCGCGAAGCTGGACGCCGCCGACGAGCTCGGCATCCCGGTCGTGCTGGTGCAACGCCCACCGGAACCGCCGGTACCGGCTGTGTCCACAGTGGATGAAGCGGTGCGCTGGGTTCACGACGGGTAG
- a CDS encoding precorrin-2 C(20)-methyltransferase — MEQAGRLFGVGLGPGDPELVTVKAARRIREADVIAYHSARHGRSIARGVAEPYLRSDQVEEPLVYPVTTETTNHPGGYQGAIDEFYADAAERLAAHLAAGRDVALLCEGDPFFYGSYMHMHKRLVDRFEVAAVPGVTSVSGAAASLGRPLAERDEVLTVLPGTLEPEKLAEQLAATDAAAVMKLGRTFEGVQQAFEQAGRLDEAYYAERATTDRQRLLPLRDVDPESVPYFSLALLPSPVNADSPINLTAADGTPHVRETVAAEELPAPSGPGELVVVGLGPAGPQWTTPEAATAVAAADDLVGYGPYLDRLPSNPRQRKHSSDNRVESERAEFALDLARAGSRVAVVSSGDPGVFAMATAVLEVAAEERFADVPVRVLPGLTAAQAVASRAGAPLGHDYCVLSLSDRLKPWEVILERLEAAAKADLALAIYNPASRSRTWQVAAARDALLKHRSPETPVIVGRDVGGPEESVRTVPLGELDQSDVDMRCLLVVGSSMTREASGRVFTPRRYPS, encoded by the coding sequence GTGGAGCAGGCAGGCAGGTTGTTCGGCGTCGGACTCGGACCCGGTGATCCGGAGCTGGTGACCGTGAAGGCCGCGCGGCGCATCCGCGAAGCGGACGTGATCGCTTACCACAGCGCGCGGCACGGCCGCAGCATCGCGCGCGGGGTCGCCGAACCGTACCTGCGGTCCGACCAGGTCGAAGAGCCGCTGGTCTACCCGGTGACCACGGAGACCACGAACCACCCGGGCGGCTACCAGGGCGCGATCGACGAGTTCTACGCCGACGCCGCCGAGCGGCTCGCCGCGCACCTGGCCGCGGGCCGCGACGTGGCGCTGCTGTGCGAGGGCGACCCGTTCTTCTACGGCTCCTACATGCACATGCACAAGCGGCTGGTGGACCGGTTCGAGGTCGCCGCGGTGCCGGGGGTGACTTCGGTCAGCGGAGCCGCCGCGTCGCTCGGGCGCCCGCTCGCCGAGCGGGACGAGGTGCTGACCGTGCTGCCCGGCACGCTGGAGCCGGAGAAGCTCGCCGAGCAACTGGCCGCGACCGACGCGGCCGCGGTGATGAAGCTGGGCCGCACGTTCGAGGGCGTGCAGCAGGCGTTCGAGCAGGCCGGACGGCTGGACGAGGCGTACTACGCGGAGCGCGCCACCACTGACCGGCAGCGCTTGCTGCCGTTGCGCGATGTGGATCCGGAATCGGTGCCGTACTTCTCGCTGGCGCTGCTGCCGAGCCCGGTGAACGCGGACAGCCCGATCAACCTCACCGCGGCCGATGGCACCCCCCACGTGCGGGAAACCGTTGCGGCTGAAGAACTTCCCGCGCCGAGCGGGCCCGGTGAGCTGGTGGTCGTCGGCCTCGGCCCCGCTGGTCCGCAGTGGACCACTCCGGAGGCGGCCACGGCCGTCGCCGCCGCCGACGACCTCGTCGGCTACGGCCCTTACCTGGACCGGCTGCCGTCGAATCCGCGGCAGCGCAAGCATTCCTCGGACAACCGCGTCGAGTCCGAACGCGCGGAGTTCGCCCTCGACCTGGCGCGGGCCGGATCGCGGGTCGCCGTGGTTTCTTCCGGTGATCCGGGGGTTTTCGCGATGGCCACGGCAGTGCTGGAGGTCGCCGCCGAGGAGCGGTTCGCCGACGTGCCGGTGCGGGTCCTGCCCGGACTGACCGCTGCGCAAGCGGTGGCGAGCCGGGCCGGGGCGCCCCTCGGGCACGACTACTGCGTGCTGTCGCTCTCGGACCGGTTGAAGCCGTGGGAGGTCATCCTCGAGCGCTTGGAGGCCGCGGCGAAGGCGGATCTGGCGCTGGCGATCTACAACCCGGCTTCGCGCAGCCGCACCTGGCAGGTCGCCGCGGCCCGCGATGCGCTGCTCAAACACCGTTCGCCGGAGACGCCGGTGATCGTCGGCCGGGACGTGGGCGGGCCGGAGGAGTCCGTGCGCACGGTGCCGCTCGGCGAGCTTGATCAGTCCGATGTGGACATGCGTTGCCTGCTGGTGGTCGGTTCTTCGATGACTCGCGAGGCGAGCGGCAGGGTGTTCACGCCGCGCCGCTACCCGTCGTGA